Proteins from a single region of Pyrus communis chromosome 6, drPyrComm1.1, whole genome shotgun sequence:
- the LOC137737992 gene encoding uncharacterized protein, protein MAGAFWGTRVLEIVKKHDSGGLVWKRIKLTTTRKANAKKRLLRVWQNEAVLRACAETPSQSLGAATDGFSEKDNASSQ, encoded by the exons atggcggGTGCGTTTTGGGGGACGCGAGTGCTGGAGATAGTGAAGAAGCACGACTCCGGCGGTCTCGTTTGGAAGAGAATAAAGCTGACCACCACCCGTAAAGCCAACGCCAAGAAGCGTCTCCTTCGCGTTTGGCAG AATGAAGCTGTCCTGAGGGCATGTGCAGAAACACCTTCACAGTCATTGGGTGCTGCCACTGATGGATTTTCTGAGAAAGATAACGCAAGTAGCCAATAA
- the LOC137737386 gene encoding NAC domain-containing protein 83-like, which translates to MERISFVKNGVLRLPPGFRFHPTDEELVLQYLRRKAYSCPLPASIIPEVDVCKADPWDLPGDCEQERYFFSTREAKYPNGNRSNRATCSGYWKATGLDKQIVTCRGGQVVGMKKTLVFYRGKPPHGTRTDWIMHEYRLVLPETPASIAPPEKNSTHSPVVPMDNWVLCRIFLKKRGGKNEEEQVQQPSFNVRKPKNLRPVFYDFMTKDRENLSLAPCSSSSGSSGITDVVSSEQVDNDHGESSSCNSLGLIRRKQ; encoded by the exons ATGGAGAGGATTAGTTTTGTGAAGAATGGTGTGCTGAGACTGCCTCCCGGTTTTCGATTCCACCCGACCGACGAGGAGCTTGTTCTGCAGTACTTGCGGCGCAAGGCTTACTCCTGCCCTTTGCCTGCCTCCATCATCCCGGAGGTCGATGTCTGCAAGGCCGACCCTTGGGATTTGCCAG gTGATTGTGAGCAAGAGAGGTACTTCTTCAGCACTAGGGAGGCCAAGTACCCCAATGGGAACAGATCGAACAGAGCGACCTGCTCCGGTTACTGGAAGGCGACCGGATTGGACAAGCAGATTGTGACTTGCAGGGGTGGCCAAGTCGTGGGGATGAAGAAAACTCTGGTGTTTTATAGGGGAAAGCCTCCCCATGGCACTAGGACCGATTGGATTATGCACGAATACCGCCTTGTTTTGCCCGAAACTCCGGCCTCCATTGCCCCACCGGAAAAGAATTCAACCCAT AGCCCTGTGGTGCCAATGGACAATTGGGTTCTCTGCCGCATATTTTTGAAGAAAAGGGGAGGCAAAAATGAGGAGGAGCAAGTTCAACAGCCCTCCTTCAATGTTCGAAAACCGAAGAATTTGAGGCCTGTTTTCTACGATTTCATGACAAAAGACCGGGAAAATTTGAGCCTCGCGCCTTGTTCTTCCTCCTCAGGATCGAGTGGAATCACAGATGTGGTTTCTAGTGAGCAAGTAGACAATGATCACGGAGAAAGCAGTAGTTGCAATAGTTTAGGTTTAATTAGAAGAAAACAGTAG